A DNA window from Nitrospira sp. contains the following coding sequences:
- a CDS encoding ATP-binding cassette domain-containing protein (MaGe:77307439) — MAQGHFDKQPNLFQAMLGHLGLLFRLEKKVLGLIVSYSLAIGLFSLIVPLTVQELVNTFAFAIQPITIVTLATIMATALAFVGVFKTLQYYAVEVLERRIFARVTLAMTQQLPLMHYQQFKPRYANYFLETVLMQRALSVLLVDLINVVVGGAVGMSILVFYHPYFLLYDALLFTGFNVVFFLLSHGGLRTTIDVSHAKYKTLHWIQEISYNLLHFKATDSQPLLMQKSDALVDDYVATRRARFAVLARQYLGAVGWQAVGHSSLIATAGWLISIGQLTIGQFVAAEVVVAGLLNSFDGVVKRMGHVYYFMTAVTELDQFFTLPKDQESVTLSVPLPDPTVHGIRLTCKDLAAAYTGAPSIFSNFDLEVMPGEKVGIYASTAVAKTALARVLAGLEDPTHGVIRYNDVDLRHLDRTTINRCRGFMLDSRLTLFEGTIEENIVLGRPYVPYSDVRWALRFVELEEEIDALPQGIKSHIRTPGKVLSPTKIMRILLARAILARPQILIFDGIMHNLHPTMRETILRRLCSKDEPWSVVFVSNDPNLTPHVDRRIIID; from the coding sequence ATGGCCCAAGGCCATTTTGATAAGCAGCCGAACCTCTTCCAGGCCATGCTGGGACACTTGGGGCTCCTGTTCCGCCTGGAGAAGAAAGTCCTCGGGCTCATCGTTTCCTATTCGCTCGCCATTGGACTGTTCTCACTGATTGTCCCCTTGACCGTTCAAGAGCTCGTCAACACCTTCGCCTTCGCGATTCAGCCCATTACCATCGTCACACTCGCAACGATCATGGCCACTGCCCTGGCCTTTGTCGGCGTCTTTAAAACCCTCCAGTACTATGCCGTCGAAGTACTGGAACGGCGGATCTTCGCCCGCGTGACGCTGGCCATGACGCAGCAACTCCCGCTCATGCACTATCAGCAGTTCAAACCGCGCTACGCCAATTACTTTCTCGAAACCGTGTTGATGCAACGGGCCCTCTCGGTCTTGCTCGTCGATCTGATCAACGTGGTCGTCGGCGGCGCGGTGGGCATGTCGATCCTCGTCTTCTACCACCCCTATTTCTTGCTATACGACGCCCTGCTGTTCACAGGGTTCAATGTCGTGTTCTTTCTCCTCTCGCATGGCGGACTTCGCACCACCATTGACGTCTCTCATGCCAAATACAAGACGCTGCATTGGATACAAGAGATCTCCTACAACCTCCTGCATTTCAAGGCGACCGATAGCCAGCCCCTGCTCATGCAAAAATCCGATGCGCTGGTCGACGACTATGTCGCGACCAGGCGGGCGCGGTTCGCCGTTCTCGCCCGTCAGTACCTCGGCGCGGTCGGATGGCAGGCGGTCGGCCACAGCAGCCTGATCGCCACCGCCGGGTGGCTCATCTCCATCGGGCAATTGACGATTGGACAGTTTGTGGCCGCCGAAGTCGTCGTCGCGGGGCTGCTCAATAGTTTCGACGGGGTCGTCAAGCGGATGGGCCATGTCTACTACTTCATGACCGCCGTGACCGAACTCGACCAGTTCTTCACGCTCCCGAAAGACCAGGAATCGGTGACGCTCTCCGTCCCGTTGCCGGATCCCACCGTTCATGGGATTCGGCTGACGTGCAAAGACCTGGCGGCTGCCTACACTGGAGCCCCGTCCATTTTTTCGAACTTCGATCTGGAAGTCATGCCGGGCGAAAAAGTCGGCATCTATGCCAGCACGGCCGTTGCGAAGACCGCCCTAGCCCGCGTCCTCGCCGGGCTGGAAGATCCGACACATGGCGTCATCCGCTACAACGACGTGGACCTCAGGCACCTGGACCGCACGACGATCAACCGCTGCCGTGGATTCATGCTCGACTCCCGGTTGACGCTGTTCGAAGGCACCATCGAGGAAAACATCGTGTTGGGCCGGCCCTATGTGCCGTACAGCGATGTCCGCTGGGCGCTCCGCTTTGTGGAGCTTGAAGAAGAGATCGATGCCTTGCCGCAAGGGATCAAGTCCCACATACGCACGCCAGGGAAAGTGCTGTCCCCAACCAAAATTATGAGAATCTTGCTCGCGCGCGCCATCCTCGCCAGGCCGCAGATTCTCATTTTTGACGGGATCATGCACAACCTGCACCCAACGATGCGGGAAACGATTCTCCGGCGCCTCTGCTCGAAAGATGAGCCCTGGTCGGTGGTGTTCGTCTCGAACGATCCCAACCTGACGCCCCACGTCGACCGCCGAATCATCATCGATTAA